The Jiangella alba genome includes the window GTTCAACCCGTTCGGGTACACGCTCGATCTGCTGATCCCGATCCTCAGCCTCGGCCAGGACGCCGCCTGGGACCCGCGCGGCCCGGACCTCATCGTGGCGTACGGGCTCGTCTTCAGCGGCGCCGTCCTGGCCACGACCGTCGTCGCCGCCGTCACCCGGGTGCTGAACCGCCGGTAGGGCGTGCCGGGGGGGTGGCCGAAACCATCCACCTTTTCAGTCGTCATAGCAGCGCAAAAGGTTGATGATCATGGACGGAGGTCACCTCAGTTATCCACAGATTCTGTGCACAGGGCTGTGGGAAAACGGCGGGCCACGCTCAGCCGGTTGTGGACAGCCTTGTGGGCGACGGCCCGGCCCGGAATTGTTCGCCGAACCCTCTTGTGCGGCCCTCGCGACAGGACTAGAAATGCTCCATCGTCATCGACGAGTTCGGAGCCGGAAAGCCGGGGTGACCTGGTCAAAGGCACCGGATGAAGTCGAGGGCGGGCCGGACGGAGAACGGCAGTTCGCCACGTCGGGGCAACCCGGCGAACCGCACCCCCGATGGGCGGGGCGGCTGACGGAGCCGGACGGCAGACCGGAAGGGCAGTGGACCCGCGGGCGACCGCGAGACCGCCGTTCGAGCCGCCGTCATCGGAGGGGGCGAGCATCCGGCCGGTTCATCCGGCCGCGATGGTTCTGGTCGACTGAGAAGGCCCCTCGGACCCTTACTCCGAGGGGCCTTCGCCTGTTCCCAGTGTAGTTGCGTTGCCGCGCCACACGGCCCCGGGTAGACAGGGGTGCGTGATCAACGCAGCCGCCGTCGCGACCACCCCCACCCTCACCGGCCCGCGCATCCGGCTGGTCCCGCTCGGCCCCGAGCACGCCGAGGCGGTGTTCACGTCGCTGCAGGAGCCCGAGTCGAACCGGCTCACCGGCACCCACCAGACGTTCACCCGCGCGGCCATCGACGCGTACTGCGCCAGCCGGGCCGACCAGGACGACCGCCTCGACTGGGCCATCGAGGACGTCGCCACCGGTCAGTACGCGGGCGGCGTCTCCGTCAACGAGGTCGACGCCGACAACGAGACCGCCGGTTTCCGCATCGACCTCGTCGAGAGCCACCGCGGCCGCGGGCTGGGCCCCGAGGCGATCGAGCTCATGCTCGCCCACTTGTTCGACGAGGTCGGGGTGTACCGCGTCGGGCTCGAGGTGTACGCCTTCAACCCGCGGGCGCAGCGCTCCTACGAGAAGGTCGGGTTCGTCGTCGAAGGACGGGAGCGTGGGGCGCTGCTCTGGGACGGTGAGCGGGTCGACGCCGTGCTCATGGGCCTGCTCCGCGACGAATGGAAGGCCCGCCACACGTCCTGAGGTGGGGTTGTCCCCCCGCTGAAGCCGCCGGTCAGCGCCATGGGTACGGAGGCGCCGCGTCCGTAGCGTCGGTGCCGAGGTCGCGCACCAGGCGCGGCGTGTTCTCGGGAGCTTCCGATGTTCGGTCTGGCGGTGCGGACCCTGCGGTATCGCAAGGGCGCGTTCGTGGCGGCGTTCGTGGCGATGGTGCTCGGCGCCGCGATGGTCATGGCCTGCGGCGGGCTGATGGAGACCGGCATCCGCACGGCGGTGCCCCCGCAGCAGCTGGCCGGCGCTGACGTCGTCGTGGCGGGGGAGCACCGCTACGACATCCCCGGCACCGACGAGTACGCGGTGCTGCCCGAGCGGGTGCGCGTCGACGACGACCTGGTCGCGACGGTCGCCGCCGTCGACGGCGTGGCCACGGCCGAGGGGCGGGTGCTGGACGAGCCGGCGCCGTCCGGCATGGTCGACGCCATCGCGGTGACGGCCGCGCCCGGCATCGGCGCCGCGGAACTGCGTGAGCGGATCGGCGCCGCGCTCGACGGCACCGCCACGACGACGCTCACCGGCGACGACCGCGGCCTGGCCGAGCTGCCCGAGGCGCGGGCCAGCAGCGAGGACCTGATCTCGCTGGCCGGCGTGTTCGGCGGCTGGGCGATCATGGTCTCGATGTTCGGCGTCGCGTCGATGCTGGCGCTGTCGATCCAGCAGCGCGGCCGCGAGCTGGCGCTCTTGCGGGCCACCGGCGCGACGCCCGGCCAGCTGCGCCGCATGGTGCTCGGCGAGACGCTGCTGCTGTCGGTGGTCACCACCGCGCTGGCCCTGGTCCCGGGCCACTACCTGGGCCGCTTCCTGTTCGAGCGGATGACCGACGCCGGTGTCGTGCCCGCCGGGGTGGAGTTCCGGCAGGGCTGGATCCCGGTGGTGACGGCGGTCGGCGCGGCGTTGCTCGCGGCCGTCGGCGGCGCACTGGTCGCCGGGCGCCGGGCGGCCGCCGTCCGGCCCACCCAGGCGCTGGCCGAGGCCGCCTTGGAACAGCGGACGATGGGCGCGTGGCGCTGGGTGTTCGGCCTGCTGGCGCTGAGCGGCGGCATCGCGCTGGGCGTCGTCACGCTGACGGTGATGAGCGGGCCGCTGACGTCCAGCACGGCCGGCCCGGCGGTCATCCTGTGGGCGATCGGACTGGCGCTGCTCAGCCCGGTGCTGACCCGTGCCATGACCGTGCTGCTGCAGTGGCCGGTGCGGGCCGTCGCCGGCGTCTCGGGGCACCTGGCCGTGCTCAACGCCCGCGGCCGCACGGGCCGCACGGCCGCCGTCGTCACCCCGATCATCATGCTCACCGGCATCGCCACCGGCACGCTGTACCTGCAGTCCACCGAGGACGCGGTCAACCGCGACGCGTTCGCCGGCGGGCTGGTCGCCGACGCCGTCGTCACGTCGTCCGCACCGGCCGACGACGCGCTGGTGGACCGCATCGCCGCGCTGCCCGGCGTCGCCGGCGCCTCCCAGCTGGTCCGTAGCAGCGGCTTCGTCGAGGTACCGCGCGACCGCTCGCAGAGCGACGAGGGCTGGACGCTGCAGGGCGTCACGCCCGGCGGCGCGGCGGCGACCACCCCGGTCACGACGGTGGACGGCGCGCTCACCGATCTCACCGGCGACACCGTCGCGCTCGACGCCGGCCACGCGCGGTCGCTCGGCGTGGGCGTCGGCGACGAGCTGACGCTGCGGCTCGGCGACGGGGCGACGGCGACGGTCCGGGTGGCCGCGACGTTCGACGCCGCCGACGACTACGACACGCTGCTGCTGCCGGCGGACCTGCTGGCGGCGCACACGACCGCCGGTGGCGCGCACGAGGTGCTCGTCGCCGCGGACGACGGCGCAGCGTCGGCCGTGGTCGCCGAGCTGCGCGAGCTGGCCGCGGCGACGCCCGGCCTCGCCGTGGCCGACCGCGACGCGCTGTTCGACGAGTACGGCGACCAGCAGCGCACGCTCGCCTTCGCCAACTACACCATCGTCCTCATGATCGTGGCGTACGCCGCCATCTCGGTGATCAACGTGCTGTCGGCCAGCACCGGCGCGCGGCGGCGCGAGTTCGGGCTGCAGCGGCTCACCGGCGCCACCCGCTCCCAGGTGCTGCGCATGGTCGGTGTCGAGGGCCTGCTGGTGGCGGCGGTCGGCATCACGCTCGGCACCCTCGCCTCGGTCGCGACGCTGGTCCCGTTCAGCCTCGCGCGGGCCGACCAGCTGACGCCGTCGGGGTCGCCGCTGATCTACCTGAGTGTGGTGGCGGTCGCGCTGGGCCTGACGCTGACGGCGACGCTGCTGCCGGCCTGGCAGGTGCTGCGGCAGCGGGCCGCGGCCGCCGCCGCGACGGCGGACTAGTGACTCAGACCCGGGCGTGCCGGAACGGCGACGCCAGCAGCATGAGCACGACAGCGGTGAAGACCACCACGGCCGCCACCAGCGCGGGCACCAGCCCCAGCCGGTCCGCGAGCAGCCCGGCGAGCGGCGAGACCACCACGATGACGGCCCGGTTGAAGGACCGCATCGTCGTGTTGGTCCGCGCCTGCAGGGCGTCCGGGGTCAGCGCCTGCCGGTAGGTCATCTCGTGCGAGTTGCTGAGCCCGATCGCGAAGCCGTACAACCCCTGTCCGACGCCGAGGAGCACCGGCGCGAGGACGGTCCCGGTGCCCGCGCCGGCGCTCACCGTCGCCACGACGGCGACGGTGGTGACGGCGTGAGCGGCGATGATCGCCCCGCCGGTGCCGAGCCGGCGGCCGGCGGCGGTGCTCACCGAGGCGCCGAGCAGGCCGCCCACGCCGGCCGCGGCGGTCGTGAGGCCGAAGACCGCCGGGGACAGCCCGAGCTCGCGCAGCGCCCAGACCGGGAGCACCGCGGACACCACCGCGTTCGCGGCGAACCACACGTGGGTCGCGACGGCCAGCCGCGCCAGACCGGACGGGCCGTACACCCAGCGGACCCCCTCGGCGATCTCGCGCCGCAGGTTCGGCACCGGGCCACCGGCCCTCGCACGCGGCTCGTCCACGCGGGTCGTCGCCACCATGACCGCCGAGAACACATAGGTGACCGCGTCGGCGAGGACCGCCAGCGGCGCGCCGACCAGCCGCACCAGCAACCCGCCCAGCGCGGGCCCGGCCGTCTGCGCCACCGCGTCGACGCCGTCGATGCGGGCGTGCGCCCGCTGCAGGTGCACACGTGGCACGAGCCGCGGCACGAACGCCATCGAGGCGGCGTCGTTCACCAGTGAGGCCGCGCCGAAACCGGCCACCACGACCACGAGCAGCGGGAACGTCAGCACGTCGGCGGCCCACGCGGCCGGGATCACCAGCAGCATCGCGGCCCGGACCAGGTCGCTGGTGATCATGACCGGGCGCCGTCGCACCCGGTCCACGAGCGCGCCCACCGCCAGCCCGGCCACGAGGTAGGGCAGCCAGCGCGCCGAGCTCACCCAGCCCACCTGCGCGGCGCCGCCGCCGAGGTCGAGCACCACGAGCGTCTGCAGCGCCAGCAGCGTGACGTAGCTGCCCAGCCCCGAGACGGCCTCGCCGGCCCAGAACCGCCGGAACCCCGGCGGCGGGAACGGCGGCTCGGCGCTCACCCCGCGTCGGCCACGCAGAACTCGTTGCCCTCGGGGTCGAGCAACGTGGTCCACCGCTCGCGGACGGCGTAGACGGAGGCCCCGAGGGCCAGCAGCCGCTCCACCTCGGCGGCGCGGTCGGGCGCCTCGACCTCCAGGTGCACGCGGTTCTTCACGGTCTTGCGCTCGGGCACCTGCTGGAAGAACAGTGTCGGGCCGGGGCCGCCGACGGCCACCGTCGGGTCGGTCTCGGGGGTGAGGCCGAGCGCCGCCAGCCGCGCCACCTCGGCGTCGTCGTAGGGCAGGACGTCGTAGTCGTCGAGCACCGCGGCCCAGAACCGGGCCAGGCTCGGCGCGTGCTCACAGTCGACGACGATCTCACGCAGAACGGCCATGCGCCCACACCCTAGACGAGCGGAGCCCCGGCCCGCGCGGCGGCGGAACCGGGGCTCCCGGACGGTCCGGCGTCAGTCGGTCTGGTCGTCGACCTCCGCGTCGACGGCGTTGCGCCGGATGGAGTCGATGCCGTTGAGCGCGCCGCTCTTCGTGGTGTACGCCTCGCCGACGGCGATGACCTCGCCGTTGCCGGCCTTCAGGCGGAAGCGGTACTGGTCGGACTTGTCCTTGTAGAGCTCGAACTTCCCAGCCATGGGTGAGACCTTCCTGTGACGACGAACACCTGGCAGCAGCAGCGTAGAGGCAGGGCCGGACGCCTGCCGCCCGAACCGGCCCGTGTCGCTCACGGGCAGCGCGGCACCGGCGCGCTCCACGTGTGCGACGACTGGTTGCCGACGAAGTAGTCGCTGACCCAGCGTCCGTCGTCCATCCGGTTCCAGACCCGGCTCGTCCCGACCAGCGAGCCGACCGACTGGCACATGACGTACGCCAGCGCGCCCGGCTGCAGTGCCGCGCCGACGGCGGCGTAGTTCGTGCCCGGCCCGCCCCGTGCGATCAGCGGCGTCGTGCTCGTCACCTGGCCGGGGTAGGTGCACTTGGGCAGGGCGCTGGAGAACGTGGTGCTCGACGGCGTCGACACGTAGTAGTCGGCCACCCAGGAGCCGTCGGTGAGCCGGTCCCATACGCCGCTGCTGCCGACCCGCTGCCCGAGCCCCTGGCAGATCACCGCGACCGACGCCCCGGGCGCGATGCTGCGGGTGACGGGGTAGGCCGTCGACGGCCCGGTGCGGGCGTTGAGCGCCGTCGCACCGGTGACGCGGAAGGTCTGCGCGACCGTCGCCACGGGCGCGTCGAGCGCGTCGCTGTCGATGTTCAGCGTGACGCCGCCGTGCGTCTCGGTGTGGTCGCCGCGGTACTGCTTGGCCCGCTGGTGGTTCGCCCACTGGGTGTTGGGCGCGGTGGGCCAGCCGGTGAGCGCTGCGTTGCCGTCCCAGCGCGCCATCCAGACGGCGTCCGGACGGGCCCAGCTGGCCGAGCCGTACGAGCCGGACAGCGTGGGCAGGCCGGAGTCCTGGTGCACGTACACACCGGCCAGGTAGCCGGACTGATGGACGGTGACCGTCCAGGCCGAGACGTAGCGGCGGACCGCGAGGACGCAGTCGGCGTTCGTGCGGTCGAAGTGCTCGACGTCGGCGTAGAGCGCGCTGCCCGGCAGCAGGCCCAAGGCTCGCGCCTGGGCGACGGCGTCCTGCGCGTCCGAGATCCCGTAGGAGCCCGCGGTGCCGGACGTGTACCGGTACGGCTTCGTGCCGAGCATGCAGGACGGCTGCCGCCCGAAGTACGTCGGCAGCAGCCGCCAGCCGGCCGCCGTCGCGCTACGGACCCAGGAGGCGGTGAGGTTGGGCTGCGTGCAGCCGCGGTTCACGCCGCCGAAGTAGATGTTGACCGTCCGGAACGGCGACGCGCGCCAGGCCTGCAGCGCCGCCAGCGACGGCGCGGTGCAGGTGTCGAAGCCGCGCCCGGTGGCGACGGTGGCCGACGACCCGCTCGGGTAGGTGCCCGGCGTGGCCGGATAACCGCCGGCCGGCGTGGTGAGCGTGGCGACGACCAGCGCCGCGCCGACGGCGGCAGCGGCCGCTCTGCTGACAGTGCCCGACCAGCGGCTCATGGTGGACCCCCCTGTCCTCCGGTTCCGAGTGTGCTCTCGAAAACCGCCGTTGAACAGGGGTTTCGGGCGGTGTTACCGACCTGCGACCGTGGCGATGGGCGCGTCGAGCGCGTCGCTGTCGATGTTCAGCGTGACGCCGCCGTGCGTCTCGGTGTGGTCGCCGCGGTACTGCTTGGCCCGCTGGTGGTTCGCCCACTGGCTGTCCGGCGCGGTGGGCCAGCCGGTGAGCGCCGGGTTGCCGTCCCAGCGGGCCATCCAGACGGCGTCCGGGCGAGCGTAGTCGGGGGAGTCGTAGACGGCGGAGAGGTCGCGCAGGCCGGAGTCCTGGTGCACGTACACCCCGGCCAGGTAGCCGGCGTCGTGCAGCGTCGTCGTCCACGCCGAGACGTAGCGGCGGACCGCGGTGACGCACGAGGTGTCGCGGCGGTCGTAGTGCTCGACGTCGGCGTACAGCGCGCTGCCCGGCAGCAGCCCGAGGTGCTGGGCCTGCGCGATGGCGTCCTGCGCGTTCGCGGTGCCGATGGCCGTGGCGTCGCCCTCGGTGAACCGGTGCTCCTTGTTGCCGAGCATGCAGACGGGCTGGTGGCCCATGTACGTGGGCAGCAGGCCCCAGCCCATGCCGCTGACCGTCTGCACCCACGACGGCGTCAGGTTCGGCTGGCGGCAGCCGCGGTTGATGCCGCCGAAGTAGATGTTGACGGTGGTGTACGGCGACGTGCCCCACCACGCGTCGAGCGCGGCGACGGACGGCGCGGTGCAGGTGTCGAACCCGAGACCGGTGGCGATGGTGGGCTCGGGGACGCGCGCGTCGGCGGCGCCCACCGGCGCGGCGGCGGTGACGGAGGTGGCGGCGAACAGGACGGCGGCGGCGATGACCGTGTGTCGTCTCCGGGTCATGGAAACAGTCATACCATCGCGTCAGGTGCCGGCGAAAGGTCCGTTCGGCCGGAGGACGGTCACCCCGGTCGGCGATCCGTCCGACATCGCCAGCAGCGCGTCGACGCCGTCCTCGAGGCTCAGTTCCCTGCCGAGCAGCAGGTCCGGCCGCAGCGTCCCGGCGGCGATCTCGGCCAGCATCGCCGGGTAGTGGTGCGCCGCCATGCCGTGGCTGCCCAGCAGTTCCAGCTCGGTCCCGACGACCGGCCCCATCGTCACCGACTGGCTCGCGTGCTCGGCCACCAGCAGGCCGGCCTGGACGTGCCGGCCGCGGCGGCGCAGCCCGCGCACCGAGTTCTGGAACGTCGCCGTGCTGCCCAGCGCGTCGAGCGACAGGTGTGCCCCGCCGCCGGTGGCCTCGCGTACGGCGGCCACGACGTCGGTGCCGTCGCTGGCGTCGACGGCGACCGCGGCGCCCACGCTCCGGGCCAGCTCCAGCGCCGGCGCGGCGACGTCGACCGCGACCACCCGGGCGCCGTGCGCCGCCGCGATCATGACGGCGGACAGCCCCAGCCCGCCGCAGCCGTGCACCGCGACCCACTCGCCGGGCGCGACCCGGCCCTGCTGCACCACCGCGCGGTACGCCGTCGCGAACCGGCAGCCCAGCCCGGCCGCCGTGGCGAAGCCGACCGCGTCGGGCAGCCGGACGAGGTTGACCGCGGCGTGCTCGATCGCGACGAACTCGGCGAACGAGCCCCAGTGGGTGAACCCCGGCTGCGTCTGCCGCTCGCACACCTGGTGGTCGCCGGCCCGGCACTGCTCGCAGCTGCCGCACGCGCAGACGAACGGGACGGTGACGCGCTCGCCCGGCCGCCAGCCCTGAGCGGCGACGTCCGGCCCGACCTCCGCGAGCACGCCGGCCAGTTCGTGGCCGGGCACGTGCGGCAGGGCGATGTCGTCGTCGTGGCCCATCCAGCCGTGCCAGTCGCTGCGGCACAGCCCGGTGGCCTCGACCCTGATGACGGCGCCGCCGGGCGGGCAGGCCGGCTCGGCGACGTCGAGGACGACCGGCCGCTCGCGAAACCTCTCGTACCTCATCGCGCGCACGGGATGACCTTAAATCCCCGGTGCGCCAACCCGTGACGGCGCTATAGTCACGTCGACCACCTGCGCGTTCGGAAGGCTGGACGGTGGCGATCAACGATCTCTTCGACGCCGCCATGACGTTCCCGGTGGTGCCGTTCACGTTCCTCGCCGTCGCCGTGGTCGTCTACTGGCTGCTGGTCATGGTCGGCGGCAGCGCGCCCGTGGCCGGCGACGGCGTGCCGCACAACGTCACCGGGTCGGTGTTCCTCGTGCTCGCCTGGCTGGCGACGCTGGCCGGCACCCTCCTCCACGGCGGCGACGTCGCGGTGCGCCCGCCGGGGCTGCCGGCGTCCGTCGTCATCGTGGTGGGCGCGCTGGTGGCCGCCGGGCTGGGGACGGCGCTGCTGGCCCGGCCGCTGCGCCGGCTGCTGCGCCCCGGACGTCCGGCCGACCCGGCCCGGCTGGTCGGCAGCATCTGCGTCGTGCGCACCGGCGAGGTCGGCCCCGACGCCGGCCAGGCCGAGGTCACCGGCGCCGACGGCGCCCCGGTCGTCATCGAGGTGCGCCACGACGGCGTCGAGGAACTGCGTCCCGGCAGCACCGCGATGATCCACGACTACGACGTCGACCACCGGGTGTTCTGGGTGACGGCGTTCGACCCGAAGCTCGGCACCGCTCCCTGACGCCGTGAGAAGGGGACCGGGCCTGCGGGCCCGGCCCCCCTGGTCGGCTGCTACGTCACGACCCGACCGGCACGGTCACCACGTCGGAGACCACTCCGTCCTCGAGCAACGTCAGGGTGGCCTGCGTGAAGGCCACGTCGACGATGTCCGGTGTCCACTGGTTGTTCGGGCACGTGGGCGTCGGCGGCAGCGGCTCCGGATCGTCGCTGGTGATGCTGAACCGGAACTGGCCGTTGCGCGGCGTCGGCAGCGGTGTCGTCGTGCCGGACACCGTCACCTCGGTGTCCTGCCCGGGGGCGCGGTTGCCGCCCGGGTTGATGCAGACGACCTCGGCGATCCCGGTCGCCTCGACGGTGATCTCGAAGGTCGTGCCGCCGAGACCGGCGACCTTGCCGGTGCAGAGCACCTGGGTGCCGATGTCGACACACTGGGGGGCGTTGCCGCCGCCCTCGATGAAGTGGCCGCTCTGGGCGACGGCCGGTGTGCTGATGAATCCGAGCAGTCCGAGTACGGCCACCAGGATGATGATGATGCGTTTCATGTCATCCCCCGTTGGATGTCATGGTGTTCCACGGTCGCGCTGCGGAGTTGGCTCTGCGGATCGATCGTGAATCGCATCGGTGGCGCGCGTGCGGGTGCGTCGAAGGTCATACCCCCCGGCCGGGCGGGGACACCGGCCATGTCGTGCCCCCTGCGCCGGTCCCTCCGCACGCGACGCTAGACCCGCCCCGGTGCCCGGGCAAGGGCGTGGTTCGGTCCAATCAGCCGTCTTGACCTGCGGTGATGAAGTGGGCAGCGCCAACCACCGTCTCAGCGCCCGTAGCCGGCCCGGCGGAACGCGTCGGCGATGGCACCGGCGGCCGGCGCGGCGTCGCGCTCGCGCTGCGGCCGGCCGCCGCCGCGGGGCTGGCCGCCACCGCGCTGCCCGCCGCGGGGCTGGCCCCCGCCGCGCTGGCCGCCGCGGCCACCCGCGCCCGGCGCCGGCAGCTCGTCGTCCAGTCGCAGCGTCAGCGAGATGCGCTTGCGGTCGACGTCGACCTCGAGGACCTTCACCTTGACGACGTCGCCGGGCTTGACCACCTCGCGCGGGTCGGACACGAACCGCTTCGACATCGCCGACACGTGCACCAGGCCGTCCTGGTGCACGCCGACGTCGACGAACGCGCCGAACGCGGCGACGTTGGTGACGACGCCCTCCAGGCGCATGCCGGGGGTGAGGTCGGTGAGCTTCTCGACGCCGTCGCTGAACGTGGCGGTCTGGAACGACGGCCGGGGGTCGCGGCCGGGCTTCTCCAGCTCGCGCAGCACGTCGGTGACGGTCGGCACGCCGAACACGTCGTCGGCGAAGTCGGCGGGCCGGAACTCGCGCAGCGTGCGGGTGTCGCCGAGCAGGGCGCCGAGGTCGCGGCCCGAGGTGCCGACGATGCGCCGCACCAGCGGGTACGTCTCGGGGTGCACGCCGGACGCGTCGAGCGGGTCGTCGCCGCCGGGGATGCGCAGGAAGCCGGCGCACTGCTCGAACGCCTTCGGGCCGAGCCGCGCGACCTCCTTGAGCGCGGTGCGGGTGCGGAACGGGCCGTTGTTCTCGCGGTGCGCGACGATGTTCTCGGCCAGCCCGGGCGTGATGCCGGAGACCCGGCTGAGCAGCGGTGTCGACGCCGTGTTGAGGTCGACGCCGACGGCGTTGACGCAGTCCTCGACGACGGCGTCGAGCGAGCGGGACAGCGCGAAGTCGGGGAGGTCGTGCTGGTACTGGCCGACGCCGATGGACTTCGGGTCGATCTTCACCAGTTCAGCCAGCGGGTCCTGCAGCCGCCGCGCGATGGAGACCGCGCCACGCAGCGAGACGTCCATGTCCGGCAGCTCCTGCGACGCGAACGCCGACGCGGAGTACACCGACGCGCCGGCCTCGGAGACCATCACCTTGGTCAGGCCGGGCCGCAGCTTGAGGAGATCGGCGGCCAGCTTGTCCGTCTCGCGCGACGCGGTGCCGTTGCCGATGGCGACGAGGTCGACCTGATGTTCACGCGCGAGTCGGTCCAAGGTGCTCAGCGACTCGTTCCACCGGTTGGCCGGCTGGTGCGGGTGGATGACGTCGGTGGCGACGACCTTGCCGGTGCCGTCGACGACGGCCACCTTCACGCCGGTGCGGAACCCGGGGTCGAGCCCCAGCGTGGCGCGGGTGCCGGCGGGCGCGGCCAGCAGGAGGTCGCGCAGGTTGGTGGCGAACACCCGGATCGCCTCCTCCTCGGCCGCCTCGCGCAGCCGGGTGCGCAGGTCGAGGTCGAGACGGAGCAGGATGCGGGTGCGCCACGCCCACCGGACGGTGTCGGTGAGCCACTGGTCGGCCGGGCGGCCTTCGTCGCGGATGCCGAACCGGTGCGCGATCTCGCCCTCGTACGCCGCGGTGGAGCCGTCGTCGCCGGTGGGGTCGACGGTGAGGTCGAGCACCTCCTCCTTCTCGCCGCGCAGCATGGCCAGCACGCGGTGCGACGGCAGCTTCGTCAGCGGCTCGGCGAACTCGAAGTAGTCGGCGAACTTCGCGCCGGCCTGCTCCTTGCCCTCGCGCACCTTCGCCGTCATGCGCCCGGCCGTCCACACCTGTTCGCGCAGCGTGCCGATGAGGTCGGCGTCCTCGGTGAACCGCTCGACCAGGATGGCCCGGGCGCCGGCCAGCGCGGCGGCGGCGTCCTCGACCCCGGCCTCCGGGTTGAGGTAGCCGGCGGCGACGG containing:
- a CDS encoding Tex family protein; translation: MSKPALPSVQQRIADELGVHEHQVGATVALLDEGATVPFIARYRKERTGGLDDTQLRTLEERLRYLRELEERRAAVLESVREQGKLDDALEAQILLADTKARLEDIYLPYKPKRRTKAQIAREAGLEPLADGLLTDPTQDPQTVAAGYLNPEAGVEDAAAALAGARAILVERFTEDADLIGTLREQVWTAGRMTAKVREGKEQAGAKFADYFEFAEPLTKLPSHRVLAMLRGEKEEVLDLTVDPTGDDGSTAAYEGEIAHRFGIRDEGRPADQWLTDTVRWAWRTRILLRLDLDLRTRLREAAEEEAIRVFATNLRDLLLAAPAGTRATLGLDPGFRTGVKVAVVDGTGKVVATDVIHPHQPANRWNESLSTLDRLAREHQVDLVAIGNGTASRETDKLAADLLKLRPGLTKVMVSEAGASVYSASAFASQELPDMDVSLRGAVSIARRLQDPLAELVKIDPKSIGVGQYQHDLPDFALSRSLDAVVEDCVNAVGVDLNTASTPLLSRVSGITPGLAENIVAHRENNGPFRTRTALKEVARLGPKAFEQCAGFLRIPGGDDPLDASGVHPETYPLVRRIVGTSGRDLGALLGDTRTLREFRPADFADDVFGVPTVTDVLRELEKPGRDPRPSFQTATFSDGVEKLTDLTPGMRLEGVVTNVAAFGAFVDVGVHQDGLVHVSAMSKRFVSDPREVVKPGDVVKVKVLEVDVDRKRISLTLRLDDELPAPGAGGRGGQRGGGQPRGGQRGGGQPRGGGRPQRERDAAPAAGAIADAFRRAGYGR